Proteins encoded in a region of the Triplophysa rosa linkage group LG6, Trosa_1v2, whole genome shotgun sequence genome:
- the cenpj gene encoding centromere protein J isoform X1 translates to MSSPAGLQQGQFHFLSQWMPDSSRAGVILHGSPGVVLSGSVRSSGSSVMRDPDDSFICHFAPLPVSQSSSCTSVDMCSPAERATEQFDASLSCDMQSIQDMIRNTRDLPLIAKLEQLKQVQHRMQEQLKAHQQEQQVRLQQEQILLGTEQTTAESSMRNQEQSLAELNTERDDNDHEDSLQSMTEDQTVFRNECDPEPQDRPIRSGFVGRTFEEMLEEQIKMEDQRRVKKNAPAETVEVKRPFLKRGEGLARFTKGKAAALPHRKNQPKPSCPNPKVSQDPVTRSNKNLVINKPEGLKSTHPVIQRKTAVLNKENLPQNKTTAGVTKTTVRPHVLGAHQGQNVSSISTHVQRDRKSDPSSKQKSNGVTKTDANIGTVGESNVCIAENSFDVWFAERRENWEQDHQRERVELGEFELLERAADEISFSSNSSFISTLLQRDRRRLSSTPIKSSNQSTSGVGIARVPGVGHTAPVSPSNNVITRDGEKELMREFSEVEADAKDKELQAFSITSNPPISHCFRVPALPYDKRTYQDRDGASSPEVDDRSSCNNEDSTLIDSRGQLEFDDDDTWNEPEDESSCPVQESLSERTLKRKVAFSKGAKPVSVSPDVENENKAPPTCPLVSKMFPALKPNASPPVMVQAPQNINTEGAAQSSLLRERLVELETEIERFKRENAALTKLKQENQEERENLRKESGQFEKKRTEEIAKWEEFKREENKKLLRERKLFEKHAAAVRARPDKQERDEIQALKQQVNVLQEDLRKRETRWSNTQNRLRQQVDAFSSENASLRDQVRMLEKLRLSAWKNAENEREKEKGRSGVSNGKSGAGSKCTDFKSSSQGSKSNTSRKGSPETQSPPTSSASYSEPTKESISFKDDHSPAGGSDRLVTTERNNDALLIDSSPNTARHTKQKQEEITHSDSKIEKVLPDGSRLIVFPNGTRKELSADGQTVKVMFFNGDVKHTMPDQRVLYYYAEAQTTHITYPDGMEVLQFPNSQTEKHFPDGRKEITFPDQTVKNLYPDGREESVLTDGTIIQLNLDGSKVIQFNTGQQEIHTADFKRREYPDGTIKTIYSDGRQETQYPTGRVRLKDAQGHIIMDTKA, encoded by the exons ATGTCATCTCCAGCTGGTCTCCAGCAAGGCCAGTTTCACTTCCTCTCTCAGTGGATGCCGGACAGCTCCCGGGCTGGAGTGATATTACATGGGTCGCCTGGAGTAGTGTTATCTGGGTCCGTCCGGAGCAGCGGCAGTTCAGTGATGCGGGATCCAGACGACTCATTCATCTGCCATTTCGCCCCCCTGCCCGTCTCCCAGAGCAGCAGCTGCACCAGTGTGGACATGTGCAGTCCTGCTGAACGTGCAACCGAGCAGTTTGATGCATCTTTGAGCTGTGACATGCAAAGCATTCAAGACATGATAAGAAACACACGGGATCTACCTTTAATAGCAAAGCTTGAACAG TTGAAGCAAGTGCAACATCGCATGCAGGAGCAGCTCAAAGCCCACCAGCAGGAACAGCAGGTTAGATTACAACAAGAGCAAATACTTCTGGGAACAGAACAGACTACTGCAG AGAGCAGTATGCGGAACCAGGAACAAAGTCTGGCAGAACTGAACACTGAACGTGATGACAATGATCATGAAGACTCACTTCAATCCATGACTGAGGATCAAACTGTGTTCAGAAACGAGTGTGATCCAGAGCCACAGGACAG ACCTATCAGATCAGGTTTTGTCGGGAGGACATTTGAGGAGATGCTGGAGGAGCAGATTAAAATGGAGGACCAGAGACGTGTGAAAAAG AATGCTCCAGCTGAAACTGTAGAAGTAAAGAGACCTTTTCTAAAACGAGGAGAGGGTCTGGCCCGGTTTACCAAAGGAAAAGCTGCTGCACTGCCACACAGAAAAAATCAACCCAAGCCCTCATGCCCAAATCCCAAAGTGTCCCAAGATCCAGTCACGAGGTCCAACAAAAACCTAGTTATTAACAAACCCGAAGGCTTAAAATCCACACATCCTGTGATCCAACGCAAGACTGCTGTGCTCAACAAAGAAAACCTTCCTCAGAACAAGACCACAGCAGGGGTCACCAAAACAACCGTTCGCCCTCACGTCCTTGGTGCACACCAGGGTCAAAATGTGAGCTCCATCTCAACTCATGTCCAAAGAGACAGAAAATCTGATCCTTCCTCTAAACAAAAAAGCAACGGTGTCACTAAAACAGATGCTAACATAGGCACGGTTGGGGAAAGTAACGTTTGCATTGCGGAAAACTCCTTTGACGTGTGGTTCGCAGAACGTCGGGAAAATTGGGAGCAGGACCACCAACGTGAACGCGTTGAACTCGGGGAGTTTGAGTTGCTCGAGCGAGCTGCAGATGAAATCTCCTTCTCCAGCAACTCTTCCTTCATCAGCACCCTCCTTCAAAGAGACCGCAGGCGTCTTTCCTCAACACCTATTAAATCTTCAAATCAATCTACGTCAGGCGTCGGAATTGCTCGTGTTCCTGGGGTGGGTCATACTGCACCAGTCTCTCCTTCAAACAATGTAATAACAAGAGACGGTGAAAAAGAACTGATGAGAGAGTTCTCTGAAGTGGAAGCCGATGCTAAAGACAAAGAGTTGCAAGCCTTTTCCATTACATCCAATCCACCCATAAGCCACTGCTTTCGAGTGCCCGCTCTGCCTTATGATAAACGCACCTATCAGGATAGAGATGGAGCCAGCAGTCCAGAGGTCGATGATAGAAGTTCCTGTAACAATGAAGATTCCACTCTCATAGACTCAAGAGGCCAGTTAGAGTTTGATGACGATGATACCTGGAACGAACCTGAGGATGAGTCAAGTTGTCCTGTGCAGGAATCTCTGTCAGAGAGGACGCTGAAAAGAAAAGTTGCCTTCTCTAAAGGGGCAAAGCCAGTGAGTGTTAGTCCAGATGTTGAAAATGAGAACAAAGCTCCTCCCACATGCCCGTTGGTTTCAAAGATGTTTCCAGCGCTGAAGCCAAATGCCTCTCCTCCAGTGATGGTACAAGCACCACAGAACATCAACACCGAAGGGGCAG CTCAGTCCAGCCTGCTTCGTGAGCGCTTGGTGGAGCTGGAAACCGAAATCGAGAGGTTCAAACGTGAGAATGCAGCACTGACCAAACTGAAGCAGGAGAACCAGGAAGAAAGAGAAAATCTCAG GAAAGAGAGCGGCCAGTTTGAAAAGAAGAGAACAGAGGAGATTGCAAAGTGGGAGGAGTTTAAAAGGGAGGAGAACAAGAAACTGCTACGTGAAAGGAAGCTTTTCGAAAAACACGCAGCAGCTGTTAGAGCAAGACCTGACAAACAAGAACGAGATGAGATCCAG GCTCTGAAGCAGCAGGTGAATGTGCTGCAGGAGGATTTACGCAAGCGAGAGACTCGGTGGAGCAACACGCAGAATCGTCTCCGGCAGCAGGTGGACGCCTTTAGTTCCGAGAACGCATCTCTCAGAGACCAGGTGCGAATGCTGGAGAAACTGCGACTCAGTGCGTGGAAGAATGCTGAGAATGAAAGAGAGAAGGAAAAAGGACGGTCTGGTGTGTCAAACGGTAAAAGCGGTGCTGGATCCAaatgcacagattttaaa AGTTCATCCCAGGGCTCAAAAAGCAACACCAGCAGGAAGGGAAGTCCAGAAACACAGAGCCCTCCCACAAGCTCGG CTTCTTACTCTGAGCCAACAAAAGAGAGTATTAGCTTCAAAGATGACCACAGTCCAGCGGGAGGATCTGACAGACTGGTTACAACTGAAAGGAACAATGATGCTTTGCTGATTGACTCTAGCCCCAACACTGCTAGACACACAAAGCAGAAACAGGAAGAGATCACACATTCAGACAGCAAG ATAGAGAAAGTGCTTCCTGATGGCAGCCGACTCATCGTTTTCCCAAACGGCACGAGAAAAGAGCTCTCCGCAGACGGACAGACTGTCAAAGTCATGTTTTTCAATGGAGATGTAAAACATACAATGCCTGATCAAAGAGTG cttTATTACTATGCAGAAGCTCAGACCACACACATCACATACCCTGATGGTATGGAAGTACTTCAGTTTCCTAACAGTCAAACAG AGAAACACTTTCCAGATGGTCGTAAGGAAATCACTTTTCCTGATCAGACTGTTAAGAATCTTTATCCTGATGGTAGGGAGGAAAGTGTGCTCACAGATGGGACAATAATACAACTGAACCT AGACGGCAGTAAGGTGATCCAGTTTAACACAGGTCAGCAGGAAATTCACACTGCAGATTTTAAGAGGCGCGAGTATCCGGACGGCACAATAAAAACCATTTACTCGGATGGACGGCAAGAGACACAATACCCAACAGGTCGTGTGCGCTTAAAGGATGCTCAGGGTCATATTATCATGGACACTAAGGCTTAA
- the cenpj gene encoding centromere protein J isoform X2: MQEQLKAHQQEQQVRLQQEQILLGTEQTTAESSMRNQEQSLAELNTERDDNDHEDSLQSMTEDQTVFRNECDPEPQDRPIRSGFVGRTFEEMLEEQIKMEDQRRVKKNAPAETVEVKRPFLKRGEGLARFTKGKAAALPHRKNQPKPSCPNPKVSQDPVTRSNKNLVINKPEGLKSTHPVIQRKTAVLNKENLPQNKTTAGVTKTTVRPHVLGAHQGQNVSSISTHVQRDRKSDPSSKQKSNGVTKTDANIGTVGESNVCIAENSFDVWFAERRENWEQDHQRERVELGEFELLERAADEISFSSNSSFISTLLQRDRRRLSSTPIKSSNQSTSGVGIARVPGVGHTAPVSPSNNVITRDGEKELMREFSEVEADAKDKELQAFSITSNPPISHCFRVPALPYDKRTYQDRDGASSPEVDDRSSCNNEDSTLIDSRGQLEFDDDDTWNEPEDESSCPVQESLSERTLKRKVAFSKGAKPVSVSPDVENENKAPPTCPLVSKMFPALKPNASPPVMVQAPQNINTEGAAQSSLLRERLVELETEIERFKRENAALTKLKQENQEERENLRKESGQFEKKRTEEIAKWEEFKREENKKLLRERKLFEKHAAAVRARPDKQERDEIQALKQQVNVLQEDLRKRETRWSNTQNRLRQQVDAFSSENASLRDQVRMLEKLRLSAWKNAENEREKEKGRSGVSNGKSGAGSKCTDFKSSSQGSKSNTSRKGSPETQSPPTSSASYSEPTKESISFKDDHSPAGGSDRLVTTERNNDALLIDSSPNTARHTKQKQEEITHSDSKIEKVLPDGSRLIVFPNGTRKELSADGQTVKVMFFNGDVKHTMPDQRVLYYYAEAQTTHITYPDGMEVLQFPNSQTEKHFPDGRKEITFPDQTVKNLYPDGREESVLTDGTIIQLNLDGSKVIQFNTGQQEIHTADFKRREYPDGTIKTIYSDGRQETQYPTGRVRLKDAQGHIIMDTKA; this comes from the exons ATGCAGGAGCAGCTCAAAGCCCACCAGCAGGAACAGCAGGTTAGATTACAACAAGAGCAAATACTTCTGGGAACAGAACAGACTACTGCAG AGAGCAGTATGCGGAACCAGGAACAAAGTCTGGCAGAACTGAACACTGAACGTGATGACAATGATCATGAAGACTCACTTCAATCCATGACTGAGGATCAAACTGTGTTCAGAAACGAGTGTGATCCAGAGCCACAGGACAG ACCTATCAGATCAGGTTTTGTCGGGAGGACATTTGAGGAGATGCTGGAGGAGCAGATTAAAATGGAGGACCAGAGACGTGTGAAAAAG AATGCTCCAGCTGAAACTGTAGAAGTAAAGAGACCTTTTCTAAAACGAGGAGAGGGTCTGGCCCGGTTTACCAAAGGAAAAGCTGCTGCACTGCCACACAGAAAAAATCAACCCAAGCCCTCATGCCCAAATCCCAAAGTGTCCCAAGATCCAGTCACGAGGTCCAACAAAAACCTAGTTATTAACAAACCCGAAGGCTTAAAATCCACACATCCTGTGATCCAACGCAAGACTGCTGTGCTCAACAAAGAAAACCTTCCTCAGAACAAGACCACAGCAGGGGTCACCAAAACAACCGTTCGCCCTCACGTCCTTGGTGCACACCAGGGTCAAAATGTGAGCTCCATCTCAACTCATGTCCAAAGAGACAGAAAATCTGATCCTTCCTCTAAACAAAAAAGCAACGGTGTCACTAAAACAGATGCTAACATAGGCACGGTTGGGGAAAGTAACGTTTGCATTGCGGAAAACTCCTTTGACGTGTGGTTCGCAGAACGTCGGGAAAATTGGGAGCAGGACCACCAACGTGAACGCGTTGAACTCGGGGAGTTTGAGTTGCTCGAGCGAGCTGCAGATGAAATCTCCTTCTCCAGCAACTCTTCCTTCATCAGCACCCTCCTTCAAAGAGACCGCAGGCGTCTTTCCTCAACACCTATTAAATCTTCAAATCAATCTACGTCAGGCGTCGGAATTGCTCGTGTTCCTGGGGTGGGTCATACTGCACCAGTCTCTCCTTCAAACAATGTAATAACAAGAGACGGTGAAAAAGAACTGATGAGAGAGTTCTCTGAAGTGGAAGCCGATGCTAAAGACAAAGAGTTGCAAGCCTTTTCCATTACATCCAATCCACCCATAAGCCACTGCTTTCGAGTGCCCGCTCTGCCTTATGATAAACGCACCTATCAGGATAGAGATGGAGCCAGCAGTCCAGAGGTCGATGATAGAAGTTCCTGTAACAATGAAGATTCCACTCTCATAGACTCAAGAGGCCAGTTAGAGTTTGATGACGATGATACCTGGAACGAACCTGAGGATGAGTCAAGTTGTCCTGTGCAGGAATCTCTGTCAGAGAGGACGCTGAAAAGAAAAGTTGCCTTCTCTAAAGGGGCAAAGCCAGTGAGTGTTAGTCCAGATGTTGAAAATGAGAACAAAGCTCCTCCCACATGCCCGTTGGTTTCAAAGATGTTTCCAGCGCTGAAGCCAAATGCCTCTCCTCCAGTGATGGTACAAGCACCACAGAACATCAACACCGAAGGGGCAG CTCAGTCCAGCCTGCTTCGTGAGCGCTTGGTGGAGCTGGAAACCGAAATCGAGAGGTTCAAACGTGAGAATGCAGCACTGACCAAACTGAAGCAGGAGAACCAGGAAGAAAGAGAAAATCTCAG GAAAGAGAGCGGCCAGTTTGAAAAGAAGAGAACAGAGGAGATTGCAAAGTGGGAGGAGTTTAAAAGGGAGGAGAACAAGAAACTGCTACGTGAAAGGAAGCTTTTCGAAAAACACGCAGCAGCTGTTAGAGCAAGACCTGACAAACAAGAACGAGATGAGATCCAG GCTCTGAAGCAGCAGGTGAATGTGCTGCAGGAGGATTTACGCAAGCGAGAGACTCGGTGGAGCAACACGCAGAATCGTCTCCGGCAGCAGGTGGACGCCTTTAGTTCCGAGAACGCATCTCTCAGAGACCAGGTGCGAATGCTGGAGAAACTGCGACTCAGTGCGTGGAAGAATGCTGAGAATGAAAGAGAGAAGGAAAAAGGACGGTCTGGTGTGTCAAACGGTAAAAGCGGTGCTGGATCCAaatgcacagattttaaa AGTTCATCCCAGGGCTCAAAAAGCAACACCAGCAGGAAGGGAAGTCCAGAAACACAGAGCCCTCCCACAAGCTCGG CTTCTTACTCTGAGCCAACAAAAGAGAGTATTAGCTTCAAAGATGACCACAGTCCAGCGGGAGGATCTGACAGACTGGTTACAACTGAAAGGAACAATGATGCTTTGCTGATTGACTCTAGCCCCAACACTGCTAGACACACAAAGCAGAAACAGGAAGAGATCACACATTCAGACAGCAAG ATAGAGAAAGTGCTTCCTGATGGCAGCCGACTCATCGTTTTCCCAAACGGCACGAGAAAAGAGCTCTCCGCAGACGGACAGACTGTCAAAGTCATGTTTTTCAATGGAGATGTAAAACATACAATGCCTGATCAAAGAGTG cttTATTACTATGCAGAAGCTCAGACCACACACATCACATACCCTGATGGTATGGAAGTACTTCAGTTTCCTAACAGTCAAACAG AGAAACACTTTCCAGATGGTCGTAAGGAAATCACTTTTCCTGATCAGACTGTTAAGAATCTTTATCCTGATGGTAGGGAGGAAAGTGTGCTCACAGATGGGACAATAATACAACTGAACCT AGACGGCAGTAAGGTGATCCAGTTTAACACAGGTCAGCAGGAAATTCACACTGCAGATTTTAAGAGGCGCGAGTATCCGGACGGCACAATAAAAACCATTTACTCGGATGGACGGCAAGAGACACAATACCCAACAGGTCGTGTGCGCTTAAAGGATGCTCAGGGTCATATTATCATGGACACTAAGGCTTAA